Within the Paenibacillus pabuli genome, the region GCAGTACGAAGCACAAAGAACATCGTAACCAGGCCGAATGAAGCCCCGCCACCAATACCAGCGAGTACTACTCCAACCGTAACCAGTGATGAGATGCCGCTTAAGAGGAATGCATACCCCAATATGAGGCACGTACAGGTGATGGCTGTCAGCACGCGTTGATCCTTCATTCGTCCAGCCAGAATGGGGATAATGAACGTCACTGGAACGCTGACCATTTGCATCATGGACAACATCAATCCTGCGGAAGAAGGGTTAAAACCCTGAGTAGACAAAATCTCGGGCAGCCAGGTAATGGTCGAGTAAAAAATCAACGACTGTAATCCCATAAACAGCGTGATATACCAAGCGAGTGAAGAGGAGCGAAGTCGTACCGGTTTCTCGTTATTCCGGGATGCGATATAGACTTCTCCGCGGCGTCCATTACGAACGTGAGGCAGCCACAAGATAAGAGCCAGGATGGAGAGCACAGCCCACATTCCAAGGGAGGCATGCCAACCCATCGAGGTAAATCCTGCTGCCGGAACACTAATTCCCGAGGCGATGGCACCCCATATATTCATCGATACCGAATATAGGCCAGTAACCAGTCCAACTCGTAATGGGAAATCCCGTTTAATCAGACTGGGTAGTAACACATTACTCAGTGCGATTCCGCACCCGAGGATGGCCGTGCCAGCAAAAAGTGCAGGGACTGACGGCAAAAAACGCAGTGCAATGCCAAACGTTACAATAATGATAGCGGTCAGCAGAGCTGCTTCCAAACCGAATCTTTTTGCCAGCTGAGGGGCAAAGGGAGAAATTGCTGCAAAAGCAAGCAATGGCAGTGAAGTGAGCAATCCGGCCATGGTATGGCTTATCCCTGTATCGGCACGAATTAATTCAACGATAGGACCTGCCGCAGTAATCGGTGATCGCATCGTAGCTGCGATCAGGATGATGCCTGTAAGGAGAAGTCCGAGCTTCACGGACGCTGTAGAGTTATCCGCAACTGTATGATCAGGCGAATGTTGATGTAATGAGGATGGCATAGGTAAAACTCCCGTTATTTATTTTTCTAATATGTATACTTTGATACATACGTATACCAATAAGCATAACATTCGATGTCAACATCGGGCAAAGAAGCTGGATGAACATATCCCAGTACGCAAAAAAAAGCTTCCCGAAGGAAGCTTTTATTATACGTCCCAGAAGGGATACTCTCATTGCAATCGAGACTGCGAAGCGGTGCTACCGAAGATGATGCTCCGACGAACCATTGGGGTTCTCATCCCCAGTACGCAAAAAAACTTCCCAAAGGAAGTTTTTCTAAATACGTCCCAGAAGGGATACTCTCATTGCAATCGAGACTGCGAAGCGGTGCTACCGAAGATGATGCTCCGACGAACCATTGGGGTTCTCATCCCCAGTACGCAAAAAAACTTCCCAAAGGAAGTTTTTCTAAATACGTCCCAGAAGGGATTCGAACCCCCGACCGACGGCTTAGAAGGCCGTTGCTCTATCCAGCTGAGCTACTGAGACATGAAATTTTTCAAGCAAAAATGATTTTATCATAAACAATGATGAATATCAAACATTTTATTTAAATATGTTTTTCGTATATGATGTTTGGCGGCGGTAGACGTTTTTTTCATTATATTTAAGGTTATGTTAGAATATCAGGAGAACTCAGAAAATAGATCGACTTTCGTTTAATATACATCTATTTATGGTTGATTCCGACTGGAGATTGAGGATATAGAGGAGGTGCTCCTATCAAGGAATCCACGACCCCGGAAAACGAGCACAGTAACAATATTGTTCTGTTTCCTAAGACGCTGGACTATTACCAGATTCAATTAACTGTCATGCTTGAAAATGAGCGATATGGTGAAGCCATGAATCTGCTCCGCTTTTTACTGCAATGTCAGGGACAGGAAGAACGTCATTATGATGAGTGGCGGGCCTTGCTGGAGTGGCTTGAGGCTGCCTTTCCTCATTATGCGGAAGATTCCTCAATTGCCGATGATGTACAAGAAGAAGAGGAGATCAGTGAGGAAGATATGGCACGTCAGCACGCCAGGTCCAAGCTGGAGCAAGACCAGGGATACGCGGATAAGCTGCTTCGCACCGTAATGGAAGAGCCGTTATCCGAACAAACGATGCTTGCATTAGAGCAGCTCGCCTATCTTGAACTTCCGGAGATCGACGAAGCACTCAGTAGCTGGTTGACCGATAAGTCTCTTCATCCACTGTTGCAGTTCCGAGTGCTGCAAACGCTGCGACGTCGGGGCACACAGGGTTTCATCACGTTCACAAGAGGGGAAGAGCAGGTTGAAGTTGAGATTGATACGGTGCCTCTGCGTCCGGAGGATTTCCCGCTTCAGATCGTGCGTATTCTCGAGAGAGTGGCTGATCAGACGGAAGTTCACGAACCGACACTTTTTTATTTTGCACAAGAACTTTGGATTCAGTTTGTCATGGCAGTGTACGGAACACGTGACTACGAATCCATGCTTGAAGAAAATGAATCCATGACAGACATATGGGCAGCAGCACTACATATGACCGTTGCAGACAGTCTGGGAGGCTCCCACGACGAAGAAGACACCCGTTCAATGTATGCTGTAACAGGAGCGATGCGCTTCCGTCTGGAGCAGGCATACCGTTCGATGAAGCAGTTTGTTTCTGCAGGTTTGGGGGGCCAATAAGGGCCGGAAACGTTTACCTCAAACCGCATCAAGGGATTCCCCTTGAAAAAGAATGTAATCTTGTTTATACTAAAATGGTTATTTTGTACGTGATCGCCTACGTGAACATGTGAATTTTGGAGGGGAAAGTATACAATGAAAGCAACTTGGGAAAAGATAGAGAAGAACCTTGGGGTTCTTGAAGTTGAAGTTGGTGCAGATCGTGTAACTGCAGCACTCGACAAAGCTTTTAATAAAGTAGTAAAACAAGCGAACGTACCTGGATTCCGTAAAGGTAAAGTTCCACGTCCAATCTTCGAAGCTCGTTTCGGTGTAGAAAGCCTGTATCAAGAAGCAATCGACATTTTGCTTCCTGAAGCTTACACAGAAGCTATCGACCAAACAGATATTTTCCCGGTTGATCGTCCGGATGTAGATATCGAACAATTCGCTAAAGGACAAGCATTCAAGTTCAAAGCAAAAGTAACAGTGAAACCTGAAGTTACCCTGGGTGACTACAAAGGAATCGAAGTTGCTGTAGCTAAAGGCGAAGTAACAGATGCAGAAGTAACTGAAGAGCTTGAGCGTCTTCAACAACGTCACGCTGAACTCGTTGTTATCGACGAAGGTTCCGCACAAAACGGCGACGTTGCAGTTATCGACTTCGATGGTTCCGTTGATGGCGTGCCATTCGAAGGCGGACAAGCTGAGCGTTATTCCTTGGAACTGGGTTCCAACACATTTATTCCAGGATTTGAAGAGCAGGTTGTGGGTCTGTCCACAGGCGACTTCAAAGACGTAGAAGTAACTTTCCCAGAGAGCTACCACGCAGCAGAACTTGCTGGCAAACAAGCGGTATTCAAAGTGAAAGTACACGAAATCAAACGCAAACAACTGCCAGAACTGGATGATGAGTTTGCAAAAGATGTCAGCGAATTTGATACTCTGGAAGAGTACAAAGCTGATCTGAAAACACAACTCGATTCCCGCAAAGCAGATGAGTTCAAAGCAGCTCAAGAAAATGCGGTTGTAGAAAAAGTAGCAGAAAATGCTGAAGTGGACATCCCTTCTGCAATGGTTGACAGCGAAGTGCAAAACATGATGCGTGATTTTGACAACCGTCTGCGCAACCAAGGCATGAACCTGGAAATGTTCCTGAGCTTCTCCGGTCAAACACAAGCTGACCTGAGAGGACAAATGCAAGACGATGCTTCCAAACGCGTT harbors:
- a CDS encoding CynX/NimT family MFS transporter, producing the protein MPSSLHQHSPDHTVADNSTASVKLGLLLTGIILIAATMRSPITAAGPIVELIRADTGISHTMAGLLTSLPLLAFAAISPFAPQLAKRFGLEAALLTAIIIVTFGIALRFLPSVPALFAGTAILGCGIALSNVLLPSLIKRDFPLRVGLVTGLYSVSMNIWGAIASGISVPAAGFTSMGWHASLGMWAVLSILALILWLPHVRNGRRGEVYIASRNNEKPVRLRSSSLAWYITLFMGLQSLIFYSTITWLPEILSTQGFNPSSAGLMLSMMQMVSVPVTFIIPILAGRMKDQRVLTAITCTCLILGYAFLLSGISSLVTVGVVLAGIGGGASFGLVTMFFVLRTADARQAAGLSGMAQSFGYMLAAGGPLLFGLIHDWTHGWTIPLLLQVSLAIVLLITGIMASKNRLIGDSK
- the tig gene encoding trigger factor, which gives rise to MKATWEKIEKNLGVLEVEVGADRVTAALDKAFNKVVKQANVPGFRKGKVPRPIFEARFGVESLYQEAIDILLPEAYTEAIDQTDIFPVDRPDVDIEQFAKGQAFKFKAKVTVKPEVTLGDYKGIEVAVAKGEVTDAEVTEELERLQQRHAELVVIDEGSAQNGDVAVIDFDGSVDGVPFEGGQAERYSLELGSNTFIPGFEEQVVGLSTGDFKDVEVTFPESYHAAELAGKQAVFKVKVHEIKRKQLPELDDEFAKDVSEFDTLEEYKADLKTQLDSRKADEFKAAQENAVVEKVAENAEVDIPSAMVDSEVQNMMRDFDNRLRNQGMNLEMFLSFSGQTQADLRGQMQDDASKRVRNNLVLEAVGKAENIEVSDEEVNQELEKMAESYKRPAEEIRGILESNGSLDSLRDEVKLRKTIDVLVENSKVVEPVEAPAEEAAAETDEK